In Geobacter sp., a single window of DNA contains:
- the gcvH gene encoding glycine cleavage system protein GcvH codes for MAIYYTKEHEWVKVEGNVATVGITDFAAHQLGDITFVELPKTGKSVKQFEVLCAIESVKAASDIYAPLSGKVMSVNEALENTPEIVNESAEEAAWMACLEMADPVEVGKLMTRDQYDEYLKGL; via the coding sequence ATGGCGATCTATTACACGAAAGAGCATGAGTGGGTAAAGGTTGAAGGGAACGTAGCCACGGTCGGGATCACCGACTTCGCCGCCCACCAACTGGGAGATATCACCTTTGTGGAGCTGCCCAAGACGGGGAAGAGCGTCAAGCAGTTCGAGGTCCTCTGTGCCATCGAGTCGGTCAAGGCTGCCAGTGACATCTATGCCCCGCTGTCGGGCAAGGTAATGTCGGTCAACGAGGCCCTGGAAAACACCCCGGAGATCGTCAATGAGTCGGCCGAAGAGGCCGCCTGGATGGCCTGCCTGGAGATGGCCGATCCCGTCGAAGTGGGTAAGCTGATGACCCGCGACCAGTACGACGAATATCTGAAGGGGCTGTAG
- a CDS encoding aminomethyl-transferring glycine dehydrogenase subunit GcvPA: MSFTPHTPGEIREMLDAIGVGSIRELFGPITQELRAKSFDLPAGMSEFEMLDRIKGLAADNGCELLTFIGGGFYDHLIPAVVDHLAGRSEFYTAYTPYQPECSQGSLQALFEYQTAICRLTGMDVSNASLYDGGTALAEAAMMALRVTGRSRIVVDGAMNPFHRSVVKTYLANLSVDIVELPPVDGLLDRTALKAELDDRCAAVLVQNPTAFGCVADYGDVADAVHACGALLVASVYPIALGMLKSPAEMGVDIAVGDGQSLGNHLSFGGPAFGFIAAKKQYIRNLPGRIVGETVDKEGRRGFVLTLQAREQHIKRHKATSNICSNQSLCALRGLIFLAGIGREGLQELARLNRDKAEYAKGLLAGVKGVAVLSSAPTFNEFTIALPKPADEVVAALLERGIAAGIPLGQYYQGAENCLVVTVTEKRTRAEIERLVAELEGVLWN; the protein is encoded by the coding sequence ATGAGCTTTACGCCGCATACGCCTGGTGAAATACGGGAGATGCTGGACGCTATCGGCGTCGGCAGCATCCGGGAGCTGTTCGGGCCGATTACGCAGGAACTCCGGGCGAAATCGTTCGATCTTCCCGCCGGCATGTCCGAATTCGAGATGCTCGACCGGATAAAGGGGCTGGCCGCTGACAATGGCTGCGAGCTGCTGACGTTCATCGGCGGCGGTTTCTACGACCACCTGATTCCGGCGGTGGTGGATCACCTGGCCGGCAGGTCCGAGTTCTATACCGCCTACACGCCCTACCAGCCCGAATGCTCCCAGGGGAGCCTGCAGGCCCTGTTCGAATACCAGACCGCCATCTGCCGGCTGACCGGCATGGATGTCTCCAATGCCTCCCTTTACGACGGCGGCACCGCCCTGGCCGAGGCGGCCATGATGGCGCTGCGGGTCACCGGCCGCTCGCGGATCGTCGTGGACGGGGCAATGAACCCGTTCCACCGGTCGGTGGTAAAGACCTACCTGGCCAACCTGTCGGTGGATATCGTCGAACTCCCGCCGGTGGACGGGCTGCTCGACCGGACGGCCCTGAAGGCCGAGCTCGACGACCGCTGCGCCGCGGTGCTGGTGCAGAATCCGACGGCCTTTGGCTGCGTCGCCGATTACGGCGATGTCGCCGACGCGGTGCATGCCTGCGGCGCGCTGCTGGTCGCCAGCGTCTACCCCATCGCCCTGGGGATGCTGAAGAGCCCTGCCGAGATGGGGGTCGACATCGCAGTGGGTGACGGGCAGAGCCTGGGGAACCATCTCTCCTTCGGCGGACCGGCCTTCGGCTTCATCGCCGCGAAGAAGCAGTACATCAGGAACCTGCCGGGCAGGATCGTGGGGGAGACCGTCGACAAGGAAGGCAGGCGTGGATTCGTCCTGACGCTGCAGGCCCGCGAACAGCACATCAAGCGCCACAAGGCCACCTCCAACATCTGCAGCAACCAGAGCCTCTGCGCCCTGCGCGGGCTGATCTTCCTGGCCGGCATCGGCCGGGAGGGGCTGCAGGAGCTTGCCCGCCTCAACCGGGACAAGGCCGAGTATGCCAAGGGGCTCCTCGCCGGGGTCAAGGGGGTAGCGGTCCTTTCCAGTGCTCCGACCTTCAATGAATTCACCATCGCGCTCCCCAAGCCTGCCGACGAGGTGGTTGCAGCGCTTCTGGAGCGTGGCATCGCCGCGGGCATCCCGCTGGGGCAGTACTACCAGGGGGCGGAAAACTGCCTGGTGGTGACGGTGACTGAAAAACGGACCAGGGCCGAGATCGAGCGCCTGGTCGCGGAGCTGGAGGGGGTACTATGGAACTGA
- the lipA gene encoding lipoyl synthase, whose protein sequence is MKIVRKPEWLQKRVSPSAHAEMERLLGDFRLHTVCQEALCPNISECFRQQQATFLIMGKACTRHCSFCNVTKELPLPLDPGEPERVAAAIVRLGLRHVVITSPTRDDLADGGAAAFASTVAAIRRAAPEVRIELLVPDFRGLRESIALVMAVGPDIFGHNLETVPRLYAIREGADYCRSLAVLAAAHELAPAIPTKSGIMLGLGETLDEVRQVLADLRAAGCSYLSLGQYLAPSRSHHPVAEFIPPETFDALKAEALRLGFAHVESGPYVRSSYHAEQYLPE, encoded by the coding sequence ATGAAGATTGTCAGGAAGCCGGAGTGGCTGCAGAAGCGGGTGAGCCCCTCGGCACATGCCGAGATGGAGCGGCTGCTGGGGGATTTCCGCCTCCATACCGTCTGCCAGGAGGCGCTCTGCCCCAATATCTCCGAGTGCTTCCGCCAGCAACAGGCGACCTTTCTCATCATGGGGAAGGCCTGCACCCGGCACTGCAGCTTCTGCAACGTCACCAAGGAGCTGCCGCTGCCGCTCGACCCCGGCGAGCCGGAGCGGGTGGCAGCCGCCATCGTCCGGCTGGGGCTGCGCCACGTGGTGATCACCAGCCCGACCCGCGACGATCTGGCCGATGGCGGCGCCGCCGCCTTTGCCTCCACCGTGGCGGCGATCCGCCGGGCAGCGCCAGAGGTGCGGATCGAGCTCTTAGTCCCCGATTTCCGGGGGCTTCGGGAGTCGATAGCCCTGGTTATGGCTGTTGGTCCCGACATCTTCGGCCACAACCTGGAGACCGTGCCGCGTCTCTATGCCATCCGCGAAGGGGCCGACTATTGCCGCTCCCTGGCGGTGCTGGCAGCGGCGCACGAGCTCGCGCCGGCCATCCCGACCAAGTCGGGGATCATGCTCGGCCTGGGGGAGACCCTGGACGAGGTGCGGCAGGTCCTTGCCGACCTGCGCGCAGCCGGCTGTTCCTATCTCAGTCTCGGCCAGTACCTGGCGCCGAGCCGCAGCCACCACCCGGTGGCCGAATTCATTCCCCCCGAGACCTTCGACGCCCTCAAGGCAGAAGCGCTCCGACTCGGCTTCGCCCACGTGGAAAGCGGCCCGTACGTCAGAAGCTCCTACCATGCGGAGCAGTATCTGCCGGAATAA
- a CDS encoding lipoate--protein ligase family protein, translating into MLATPWRLIRSGRLPGPRNMAIDEALLTCFDPHCSTPVLRLYGWSPPALSVGRFQDAATIDLGRCRELGVPVVRRVTGGGAIYHAEELTYGIVCAPHHLPPAATIKETFRVLTGFLLGFYRGLGLSARYAVESAPPGARLGERTPFCFAGQESYDILVQGKKIGGNAQRRRKEVIFQHGSIPLADSLATAMQLVREHPAGLAAMVTDLGRLGVTAAPEELEARLAEAFAVNLGVELVSDALTAEEAARAEALAGGKYGSDDWNLRGEEP; encoded by the coding sequence ATGTTAGCAACACCCTGGCGCCTCATCCGGAGCGGCCGCCTGCCCGGGCCGCGCAACATGGCCATCGACGAGGCGCTCCTCACCTGCTTTGACCCGCATTGCTCGACGCCGGTGCTCCGCCTCTACGGATGGAGTCCACCGGCGTTGTCCGTGGGGCGCTTCCAGGATGCCGCCACCATCGACCTGGGCCGCTGTCGGGAGCTGGGGGTGCCGGTGGTCAGGCGGGTCACCGGCGGCGGCGCCATCTATCACGCCGAAGAGCTCACCTACGGCATCGTCTGCGCCCCGCACCATCTCCCCCCTGCCGCCACCATCAAGGAAACGTTCCGGGTGCTGACCGGCTTCCTGCTCGGCTTCTATCGCGGGCTCGGTCTGTCGGCCCGCTATGCCGTGGAGAGCGCCCCGCCAGGGGCGAGGCTGGGGGAGCGGACCCCGTTCTGTTTTGCCGGGCAAGAGAGCTACGATATCCTGGTTCAGGGGAAAAAGATCGGCGGCAATGCCCAGCGTCGGCGGAAGGAGGTCATCTTTCAGCATGGCTCCATCCCGCTCGCCGACTCCCTTGCCACGGCGATGCAGCTGGTGCGGGAGCATCCCGCCGGGCTTGCCGCAATGGTGACCGACCTCGGCCGCCTGGGGGTGACCGCTGCGCCGGAAGAGCTGGAAGCGCGGCTTGCAGAGGCATTCGCCGTAAACCTCGGCGTGGAGCTGGTAAGCGACGCCCTGACCGCGGAGGAGGCGGCCCGTGCCGAGGCGCTGGCTGGGGGAAAATACGGCAGCGACGACTGGAACCTGCGGGGGGAAGAGCCATGA
- a CDS encoding aminotransferase class V-fold PLP-dependent enzyme, translated as MELIYEKSVAGRRGVRLPASDVPRAAELLPQYLRSADTTLPELSELDVVRHFTQLSRRNIGVDSTFYPLGSCTMKYNAKALEEAARLFAPFHPVTPLLPGGELHAQGGLAMLHQMGGFLAEITGMDEVTCQPLAGAHGEMTGIMLIAAYHKAKGNRKKYVIVPDSSHGTNPASAAMVGYEIITIPTAPYGDMDLDAFRAALTDEVAAVMMTCPNTLGLFNPHIKEICDLAHAKGALVYYDGANLNAILGQVRPGDVGFDVVHVNLHKTFGTPHGSGGPGSGPVGVKKELIPFLPVPRVVKGADNRFTLMTDAPQSIGRTANYFGNFGVMAKAYAYILMLGREGLIEVSELAVLNANYVMSQLKDLYELPYDQTCMHECVFSASRQLEHDVHAIDIAKFLIDKGYHPPTVYFPLIVKEAIMIEPTETESKETLDTFIAVMREAALLAETDPEALKKAPITTPVGRLDETKAAREQNVCYFGC; from the coding sequence ATGGAACTGATCTACGAAAAATCGGTTGCAGGGCGGCGCGGGGTGCGCCTGCCGGCCAGCGACGTCCCCCGGGCTGCGGAGCTGCTGCCGCAGTACCTGCGCAGTGCCGATACCACCCTTCCCGAGCTCTCCGAGCTGGACGTGGTGCGCCACTTCACCCAGCTGTCGCGACGCAACATCGGGGTGGACTCGACTTTCTACCCGCTCGGCTCCTGCACCATGAAATACAACGCCAAGGCCCTGGAAGAGGCGGCCCGGCTCTTTGCCCCGTTCCATCCGGTCACGCCCCTGCTTCCCGGCGGCGAACTGCATGCCCAGGGGGGGCTGGCCATGCTCCACCAGATGGGCGGGTTTCTGGCCGAGATCACCGGCATGGACGAGGTCACCTGCCAGCCGCTGGCCGGTGCCCATGGCGAGATGACCGGCATCATGCTGATCGCCGCCTATCACAAGGCCAAGGGGAACCGGAAGAAATACGTCATCGTCCCCGACTCCTCCCACGGCACCAACCCGGCATCGGCAGCCATGGTCGGTTACGAGATCATCACCATCCCCACGGCCCCCTACGGCGACATGGACCTTGATGCCTTCAGGGCCGCCCTCACCGACGAGGTGGCAGCGGTGATGATGACCTGCCCCAACACCCTGGGACTGTTCAACCCCCATATCAAGGAGATCTGCGACCTGGCCCATGCCAAAGGCGCGCTGGTCTACTACGACGGCGCCAACCTGAACGCCATCCTCGGGCAGGTCCGTCCCGGCGACGTCGGCTTCGACGTGGTCCATGTCAACCTGCACAAGACCTTCGGCACCCCCCATGGCAGTGGCGGGCCGGGGAGCGGGCCGGTAGGGGTGAAGAAGGAGCTGATCCCCTTCCTGCCGGTGCCGCGCGTGGTGAAAGGGGCCGACAACCGCTTCACGCTCATGACCGACGCACCGCAGAGCATCGGCCGGACCGCCAACTATTTCGGCAACTTTGGCGTCATGGCCAAGGCCTACGCCTATATCCTGATGCTGGGCCGGGAAGGGCTGATCGAGGTGAGTGAACTGGCGGTCCTGAACGCCAACTACGTCATGAGCCAGCTGAAAGACCTCTATGAACTCCCCTACGACCAGACCTGCATGCACGAATGCGTCTTCTCGGCCAGCCGCCAGCTGGAGCACGACGTCCACGCCATCGACATCGCCAAGTTCCTCATCGACAAGGGGTACCATCCCCCCACGGTCTACTTCCCGCTCATCGTCAAAGAGGCGATCATGATCGAGCCGACCGAGACCGAGTCGAAGGAGACCCTCGACACCTTCATCGCGGTGATGCGCGAGGCCGCTCTGCTGGCGGAAACCGATCCCGAAGCGCTGAAAAAGGCCCCGATCACCACGCCGGTCGGCCGTCTGGACGAAACCAAGGCTGCCCGCGAGCAGAACGTCTGCTATTTTGGATGTTAG